From the Desulfovibrio sp. JY genome, one window contains:
- a CDS encoding SagB/ThcOx family dehydrogenase has translation MDRRKFLMTAGAMAACCGMPGVSLAARGVALPPPATPGAKTLEEALKNRQSRRQFDARPLPEAVLSGLLWVANGVNRPEIGKHTAPTAMNRQEIAVYVAKADGLFLYEPKDHALARVKDADLRAVTGKQAFAATAPVDLVYVADMDKVAGSTPEEKLFYAGTDTGFISQNVYLYCAAMDLATVVRASIDTAALAAAMGLPATRRVTLAQTVGYPKA, from the coding sequence ATGGATCGCAGAAAATTTCTTATGACGGCGGGGGCCATGGCCGCCTGTTGCGGCATGCCCGGCGTAAGCCTGGCCGCTCGTGGCGTAGCGCTACCTCCCCCGGCAACTCCCGGGGCCAAGACCTTGGAGGAGGCGCTCAAAAACCGGCAGAGCCGGCGGCAGTTCGATGCCCGGCCCCTGCCCGAGGCGGTGCTGTCCGGACTTTTATGGGTGGCAAACGGCGTCAATCGTCCGGAAATCGGCAAACATACCGCGCCGACGGCCATGAACCGCCAGGAGATCGCCGTTTACGTGGCCAAGGCGGACGGGCTTTTTCTCTACGAACCCAAGGACCATGCCCTCGCCCGCGTCAAGGACGCCGACCTGCGGGCCGTAACCGGCAAGCAGGCCTTTGCCGCCACGGCCCCGGTCGATCTCGTCTACGTGGCCGACATGGACAAGGTGGCGGGCTCCACGCCGGAGGAAAAGCTTTTTTACGCCGGCACGGACACGGGCTTTATCAGCCAGAACGTCTACCTCTACTGCGCGGCCATGGACCTGGCCACGGTGGTGCGGGCCAGCATCGATACGGCGGCCCTGGCCGCGGCCATGGGGCTGCCCGCGACCCGGCGCGTCACCCTGGCCCAGACCGTGGGCTATCCCAAGGCCTGA